Proteins from a single region of Eublepharis macularius isolate TG4126 chromosome 9, MPM_Emac_v1.0, whole genome shotgun sequence:
- the ASCL4 gene encoding achaete-scute homolog 4, giving the protein MGSGKDDGLFNRITFPGPASLGSSHANPHGLPLREPFGVPFRFDPTYWDHQSYNGYSGKFSYLPFSGYVGVYDYSFEPAFIRKRNERERQRVRCVNEGYARLRGHLPKELADKRLSKVETLKAAITYIKHLQSLLDYEPLGATAKAALPASEASAAPGLSLRKECNSDGESKTSLASSPYSEFEEVCS; this is encoded by the coding sequence ATGGGAAGTGGTAAAGATGATGGACTATTCAACAGGATCACATTCCCAGGACCGGCATCCCTTGGGAGCAGCCATGCAAATCCTCATGGGTTACCACTCCGAGAGCCATTTGGAGTTCCTTTCCGCTTCGATCCAACATATTGGGACCACCAATCCTACAATGGATACTCAGGAAAGTTCTCCTATTTACCTTTCTCTGGGTATGTTGGAGTCTATGACTATTCTTTCGAGCCTGCCTTCATCCGAAAGAGGAATGAGAGGGAGAGGCAACGGGTTCGTTGTGTGAATGAGGGGTATGCTCGCCTCCGGGGCCATCTTCCCAAGGAGCTTGCTGACAAGCGTCTCAGCAAAGTAGAGACTCTGAAAGCAGCCATAACTTACATCAAGCACCTTCAGAGCTTGTTGGACTATGAACCTCTGGGGGCAACTGCTAAGGCAGCCCTTCCAGCTTCAGAGGCCTCAGCTGCACCTGGTCTTAGTTTAAGAAAGGAATGCAACAGTGATGGAGAATCTAAAACATCATTGGCTTCATCCCCATACAGTGAATTTGAGGAAGTTTGCAGCTAG